The nucleotide window AAGACCATGAAATTGATCTACACACCATTGCATGGGACTGGGAAAGTTATCGGTGAGCGAGCATTACGTGGCGCCGGGTTTGAAAACTTTACCATGGTGCCTGAACAAGCAATTGCCGATCCCGAATTTCCAACGGTCCCATTTCCAAACCCTGAGTTTTCTCAGGCCTTTGATATGGCGATTGCCTTAGGAAAAAAGGAAGGTGCTGACCTGTTAGTCGCTACTGATCCTGACGCCGACCGGTTAGGTGCCGCTGTTCGTCAACCTAATGGGGATTACCAACTGTTGACGGGGAACCAAATTGCTTCCATTTTGTTGGCTTACATTTTGAAGGCTCGCAAAGCAGCTGGGCAATTACCTGCTGACAGTCGTGTGGTGAAGTCCATCGTTTCTACTGAGTTGGCCACCAAGATTGCGGCTGCTTATGGTGTTGAAATGAAGAACGTGCTGACCGGGTTCAAGTTTATTGCGGAGCAAATCCACCAATACGAAACCAATCACGACCACACCTTCCTATTTGGCTTTGAGGAAAGTTATGGTTACTTGATCAAACCATTCGTTCGTGACAAGGATGCCATTCAGTCAACGGTTCTGTTGGCTGAAGTGGCGGCCGACTACAAGCAACGGGGGATGACCCTGTACGATGGTATTGAGGAACTCTACGCGACTTACGGCTACTTTGCTGAAAAGACGACGTTCGAAGAATTCCCTGGTGTCGATGGTGCCGACCAGATGGCTCATTTGATGAGTGAATTCAGAGAAAACGCGCCAAAGTCCTTTGGCGATAGCAGTATTGACGAAGTGGAAGACTTCTCGACCAGTTTGAAGACGGCAGCTGATGGTACGACCAGCAAGATTGATCTGCCACAGTCTAACGTTTTAAAGTACTGGCTCAGTGATGGTACTTGGATCTGCATCCGGCCTTCTGGGACGGAACCTAAGGTCAAGTTCTACATTGGGACCAGTGACAAGACCGATGCCGCTGCCCAAGCTCGTTTGGCAACTTACGAACAGGCTTTGAAGGCGTACGTCGACTCCGTTAAATAAGATTTGCGAAAAAGGTGTGTCAGCGCGATAAATTTTTATCGTGCTGATTCACCTTTTTATTTAGTTTAGAAGCTGTCCATTTTTGAAATTAAATGGGATAGTGGCTGAAATGATTAAAGCGATACCATTTGGATGAGATCAGGCTTCATCTCGTGAAATAATTCATTTTGAACTAGCCTGCCAATAGCCATTGAATTAAAGTGAAGATTATAGAACCTATAATCCAAGCAAATTGAACTGAAAATGGGGCCCAATAGGGACTTGTAATTTCTGCAGAAACTCTTTAAAATGTTTATGTGAGTTGCTTACAAGGGCAACTAGCTTGATGAAAGTTATTTAGATTGTTAAAAAACATTCAAGGGATAAGAGGTAGAGATCAATGGCTAAGAACAGTAAGAAGTTAACGTTGGACCCCGCTAAGTTTGCTGCTGCCGTGTTAGGTGGGAACGAACAACGCTCAGATGAAGAAAACAAGGTATACATCAAACGTCAATTGACGCTTTACTTGGAATCCGAACTGTTAGCACAAGATTTCAACAACTTAGAAGAATCAGCTTTTGATATGGCCAAGTCCCAAAAGCGTGAAGAAGTCCTGTCTAAGATTATTGAACACCGTTATCACTAAGCAATGATTGCTGTTGCTTCTTCGTTAGGAAATAGCAGGTAGATAATTGTGAAAGCAGAAAAGGTACCGCACAATTTGGTGTGGTACCTTTTCTGCTTTTTTTGGAAATGGATTTTCAAAACTGTGATGGCGAAAGTTAACTTGAAAAGCAGAGCTGGATGTGAAAAGGGTTTACTCACGCATTTACTAAAATTTTTATCATAGAAAAAGCAACCGGTTGCAATGTGACTGTAACGGCTAAAGACACCTTTTTAAGTGTATCAGTGAGCATTGAAAGAGGTTGCAATTTTTAATGGATGTCCTTAGAATAACAATGTAAAGCGCTTACATTTAACTAAAACGTTAGCGCAGTTTTACCGGTCTAGTTAAACTATATTGGAAGATATGAGGTGTTTATAGATGGCTGCAAAGCAGGATGACAAGATTACTTTAGATCCCGTTGAGTTTGCTTCCGCTGTATTGGGGGGCAACGCACAGAAGCCTGGTGAAGAGAACAAGTTGTACATCAAACGGCAACTGACCCTTTACTTGGAAGCAACACTATTGGCTAAGGATTTCAATGGTCTTGAGGAATCACAATTCGATATGGCTAAGGCGCAACAGCGTGAAGCGGTTCTTTCCAAGATTATTGAACATCGTTATCACTAATGTTGTTGTGAATTAACTATCAGGGGTAGAACCCGTTGAAAGGTGTGAAGGAAACAATGGTTAAGCAATATCTATCATATGCTTTAGGGGCGTTCGGACATGATGCCTTCTATGCAACACTTAATACTTATTTTGCTATTTTTGTTACTAGTGCCCTGTTCGTTGGGAACGGCGCGGCTGCTGAAGCTGGGATCGTTACCACGATGGTTGTTGTTATTCGGTTAATTGAAATTGCTTTTGACCCGATGATTGGTGGGATGGTTGATAACACCAATACGAAGTTTGGGAAATTCAAACCCTGGATTTTAATTGGGGCCATCGTCAGTTCCGTTGGGATTATGTTGATGTTCTCCAGCCTGTTCGGGTTGGCTGACAGCAACACGTCGATTTACTTCTTGCTCTTCGGTATCGTGTTTGTCATTATGGATATCTTCTATTCATTTAAAGATATTGCCTTTTGGTCCATGTTACCTGCATTAAGTGTTGATTCTAAGGTTCGTAACAAGTTCGGGACGATTGGTCGTTTCGGTTCAACCTTAGGTTCTCAAGGGGTTATCATTGTGGTTACCCCATTAGTTATCTACTTCTCACAAACCTTCTCAGGTACTCACGGAAGTACACAAACTCGTGCTGGTTGGTTAGGATTTGCTATCGTGATTGGTTTAGTTTCGTTCCTGGGTGCTTTAGCAACCTTCTTCGGAACTAAGGAACAAACAAGCTTAATTCGTGAAAACACTGAAAAGACCCGCTTCCGTGACGTCTTCAAAGTTATTGGTGAAAATGACCAACTGATGTGGTTAGGGTTCTCATACTTACTGTTTGCCTTAAGCTACGTTGTTACGAACTCACTGTTGATTTACTACTTCCGTTACGTTATTGGCAACGCTGCCGCTTATAGTTTGATTGGGGTAATTACCGCTATCTTAGGGATTATCTCAGTTCCACTGTTCCCAATCATTGTTTCCAAGATTACTCGGAAGGGTGTCTACATTGGTGGGATTTGCATGATGTTAGTCGGTTACATTCTGTTTATGCTGGCCGGTACCAACACAATCATGATGTACATTGCCGATGCTATCTTCTTCTTCCCATACCCAATGATCTTCTTGGCCGCCTTGATGACGATCACTGATAGTGTTGAATATGGGCAATGGAAGAACGGTACGCGGAACGAATCCGTTACCTTGTCTGTTCGTCCATTGATTGATAAATTAGCTGGGGCCTTCTCAACTGGGATCGTTGTTATTGCCGCTGTCCACTCAGGGATGACTGGTAATGCCAAGCCTAGCGATATCACTTCTCACGGGATGTTTATCTTCCATTCATTCATCTTCTACATGCCAATGATCTTATTGATCGTTGCTGCCTTGATCTACCAATTCAAGATTGTGCTATCTGAAAAGAAGCATGCTGAAATTGTGCGTGAACTTGAAACGAAGTTGGAAACCGAAAAGGAAGAGGAAGAAGAAGCCGAATCCAAGTAATACGTTAATGTATCAGGGCCTCAGGTGAAAGTGCCTGAGGCTTTTATTTAAGAGCAAAGAAAGCGCTTTAAAATTAATTGACAAGGCCGCTAAAAGCGACTATGATAATTGTAGTAAAGTTTTACTAAAAAATTTATTAAGGAGTTAATCGCCATGGATTTCGCCAGCTTAGCATCTGAATACCAAGAACAATTTAACGTTGCACCAGAACGGGTCTTCTTCTCACCAGGACGAATCAACCTGATTGGTGAATACACTGACTTCAACGGTGGTCACGTTTTCCCAGCCGCTATCAGTATGGGGACTTACGCCGCATACTCAGCACGAGACGACAAGCAATTCCGCGTTTACTCCGCAAACGTTCCTGACGCTGGCGTATTGACGTTCTCACTGGATAACTTAGCCTTCAACAAGGCTGACAATTGGGCCAACTACCTGAAGGGGATGTTGTTCGAATTAGCCAAGCAGAATTTGACCATCGATCATGGGTTTGACCTCTTCGTTCACGGGAACTTGCCAGATGCTTCTGGTTTGTCCTCATCAGCTTCAATGGAAATGTTGATGGGCGAGATTCTTCACGCCGCATACGGCATGAAGCTAGACGAAGTTGAGATGGTTAAAGTCGGTCAACAAGTTGAAAATGACTACTTTGGCTTGAATACTGGGATTATGGATCAATTCGCTATTGGTATGGGTAAAAAGGACCAAGCTATCCTGTTAGATACCAATACTATGGATTACGAATACGCACCCCTAGACTTGGGCGACAACGTTGTGGTTATCATGAACACCAAGAAGCGTCGTGAACTGACCGACTCCAAGTACAACGAACGGCGGGCTGAATGTGAAGAAGCCTTACGTCGTTTGCAAACGAAGTTGGACATCAAGACGTTGGGTGACTTAAACGAGGATCAATTCGACCAAAACGCTTACCTGATCAACGATGAAACGCTGATCAAGCGTGCGCGTCACGCTGTCTTCGAAAACCAACGGACGTTAAAGGCATTTGCCGCTCTGCAAAAGAGTGACTTAAAGAGCTTTGGCGAATTGATCAACGCTTCTCACGTTTCCTTGCACTACGACTTTGAAGTTACGGGTAAAGAATTGGATACGTTGGTTGAAACGGCTTGGAAACAACCTGGTGTCTTAGGTGCCCGGATGACTGGTGCTGGCTTCGGTGGTTGTGCCATTGCTATCGTTAAGAAGGCTAACGTTGAAGACTTCGAAGCTAAGGTTGGTAAGGTCTACGAAGACACTATCGGCCATCCAGCAGAATTCTACGTCGCAGAAATTGCTGACGGTCCTGCCGAATTACAAAAATAACTAATTCGTTTGCCGTCTACGACAAGCAGGACACTGTGAATTCGTTGTTCTGACTGTTGAATGAAGTGGTTCAAAATAACGGTTGCGTAATGTCGTCAGTGGCAAAATACGCGAGCACCTAACGCTGGTGTTGACTGTCACAATTTATTTAACCAATTAACGAATAATCATAAGTAGCGTAAAGTTATTAATGAAACAAAACATAAGAGGAGGAATTGATCAATGACAGTTTTAGTCTTAGGTGGTGCCGGTTATATCGGTTCCCATGCAGTCGATCGTTTAATTAGTAAGGGTTATGATGTAGCCGTTGTCGATAATTTGGTAACGGGACACCGGGCCGCAGTGAATAAAAAAGCACGGTTCTACGAAGGGGACTTGCACGACCAGAAGTTCCTGAACGATGTCTTTGACAAGGAAGATATTGAAGGGGTTATGCACTTTGCTGCCTTCTCCATCGTGCCTGAATCCATGGAAAAGCCTTTGAAGTACTTTGATAACAACACTGCTGGGATGGTTTCTTTATTGGAAGTCATGAACAAGCACAACGTTAAGCGAATCGTCTTCTCTTCAACCGCGGCAACTTACGGTGAACCTAAGCAGATTCCTATCAAGGAAACTGACCCACAAATCCCAACCAACCCTTACGGTGAAAGTAAGTTGATGATGGAAAAGATTATGGGCTGGTCTGACAAGGCTTACGGTATTAAGTTTGTTGCCCTACGTTACTTCAACGTGGCTGGTGCTAAGGAAGATGGGAGCATTGGTGAAGATCACCATCCCGAAACCCACTTGGTTCCAATTATCTTGCAGGTTGCCGCTGGCGAACGGAAAGAACTTTCCATCTTTGGTAGTGACTACCCAACGAAAGACGGGACTAACGTTCGGGACTACGTTCACGTCGTTGACTTGGCCGATGCCCACATTTTAGCTCTGGAATATCTGAAGGCTGGCAATGACAGCAATGCCTTCAACCTGGGCTCTTCAACTGGTTTCTCCAACAAAGAAATGTTGGAAGCCGCTCGGAAGGTTACTGGTAAGGAAATTCCTGCTAAGATGGCACCACGCCGTGCCGGTGATCCTAGCACGTTGATTGCCGCCAGTGACAAGGCCCGTGAAGTCTTGAACTGGAAGCCACAGTTTGACAACGTCGAAGATATTATTCGGACCGCTTGGAACTGGAAGCAAACGCATCCACAAGGTTATAACGATCGGACCGAGGAGACGAAGTAATTATGGCTAAAGACACAATTCAAACTTTCATTGATCACATTGTTTCCTCGCCAGCACCCTACACGGAGCTGGACCGTCAGTACGTGACGAACCGTATTTTTGCCTTGATTGGCGATGGTGTTGCTGCTCAAGCAACTTCTGATGAACCCATCGACTTGGTCAATGCAATGATTCAAACGGCCGTTGACCACGGTAAGATTGAAGATTCTCCGAGTCCTAAGGAGATTCTTGAATCAGAACTGATGGACTTCATGACGCCGCTTCCTTCAGCCCTCAACCGGGGGTTCTGGGACCGGTATCAACAGAGTCCTAGTGCCGCAACTGATTGGTTCTATCAATTAAGTCAAAATAACAATTACATCAAGACGCGTAACATTGCTAAAAATGTGGTCTTTCCAGCGAAGACACCAGCTGGTGAATTAGAAATCACCATCAACCTGTCTAAGCCCGAAAAGGATCCTAAGGCGATTGCTGCTGCCTTGACACAGAAGAAGACCAGTTACCCGTTGGATCAACTTTGCATGACCAACGAAGGGTACTTGGGCCGTTTAGGTTATCCAGCCCGTAGCAACCATCGGATTATCCGGATGATGCTGGGTGGAGAAACTTGGGGCTTCCAGTACTCCCCATACGCTTATTTCTCTGAACACGCCATTTTCTTAGCCAAGGAACATCGGCCAATGGTGATCAACCAACACACATTTACCAACTTGTTGGAAATCGTGCGGACACTACCAACTTACTTTGTTGGCAGTAACGCCGACCTGCCCATCGTTGGGGGATCTATGCTGACTCACGACCATTATCAAGGTGGGAAGCACGACTTTCCAATGATGAAGGCCCCTATCGACCGGAAGATTGACTTGGGTGTGGCTGGCGTGACAGCTGGGGTCGTTAACTGGCCGATGACTGATATTCGGTTAAGCGGGGCTCAACCGGAACCACTGATCAATGCCGCAACCAAGGTCTTGAACAGCTGGATCGGTTACTCCGATGAATCTGTTGACGTTCGGGCCTACACGGGTGATACGCGTCATCATACCATTACGCCAATTGCGTACCGTGACGGTGACGACTACGTTCTGGATTTAGTCCTGCGAGACAACCAGACGTCAGACAAGTATCCGGATGGTATCTTCCATCCGCACCAGGATGTTCAACACATCAAGAAGGAAAATATTGGCTTGATCGAAGTCATGGGTCGCGCTATTTTACCGGCACGGCTGAAGAGTGAAATGGCAGAAGTCACGAAGTACTTGATTGACCAACCAAACAACATTGCGGACATGCATAAAGCGTGGGCTGACAAGATCAAGCAGGACCACCAACTGACGGCAGAGAACGTCACTGAAGTCTTGCACCAAGAAATTGGGAACGTCTTTGCTCGGGTCCTGGCGGATGCTGGGGTCTTCAAACGTGATGCGACTGGTCAAGCTGCATTGGATAAGTTTATTGCTCAAATTTAGTGTACAATGGGTGAATAATCGTTTAAGGGGGTGATGGTAATCGCAGCAACACTAAAGGATATTGCGCAGTCCGTTGGCGTGTCTCTGGCCACTGTATCGCGGGTCTTGAACTATGATCGAACGCTTTCGGTCAGCGAGTCAACTCGTAAACAGATTTTTGAAGTCGCTGAGGAATTGAACTATACCAAGCTCAAGCACCGGGCGTCATCGTCAGCCAAACAGCTGAAGATTGCCATCGTCCAGTGGTATTCGAAGACGAAGGAACTCGATGACTTGTACTATATGTCGATTCGATTGGGCCTAGAGAAGCGTTGCGAACAACGTCACATTCTGGCTACTCGGTCGTTTCAAAATGATTTACAGGCTGTTGATACCGACGTTGATGCCATTATTGCTATTGGTAAATTTAGCCAGCCGCAAGTTGAGTCAATGGCTCAGCTGACACCTAATTTGGTGTTCGTTGACCAGGACCAACTGTGCCACGGGTACGATAGCGTGGTTACAGACTTTCGGTTTGCCGTTAAACAAGTGGTGGACTTCTTCTGGCAACGGGACCAGCGCCGCATTGGCTTGCTTTACGGGACTGAATGGACCACGGATGGCGAACTCGAAGTGATTGATCCCCGGTATAAGGCGTTCAAGCAAGAAATGATGGCACGAGATGCTTTCAATCCTGACTTGGTTTTTGCTGGCGACTACACGAATCATTCGGGCTATCAGGAAATGCAAACGGCCATTGCTCAGTTGGGTGATGGTTTGCCAGACGCTTTCTTCGTCACGAACGATCCGATGGCTGGGGGGGCCTTGAAGGCCCTCCACGAAAACGGAATCGCTGTGCCGGAACGGGTGAAGCTGTTTAGCTTCAATGATACGACGATTGCTAAGTACGTCTTTCCAGAGCTGAGTAGTGTGCACGTCAATACGGAACTGATGGGAGCTACGGCTGTCGACATGGTGGAGAATCGCCTGCAGACTGGTCGTTCAACCGCACAGCGGATTACCGTGGGTACTGAACTGATTCAGCGTGAGAGCACGTTAAAATAAACTGAAATAAGAGCGTTTAGGCCAAATTGGTCTGAACGCTCTTTTGGTGTACGCTGCTGGAATTGTGCCGCCTTCGGCTACACGGGTGGGACCAGCAAATACAGTATTTGCTAGTGGGTGCAGTCAGGGGTGGCTTGAATCTAGATAAATTCTATCGGTTGAAGCTGGTCTATTGTGATTGATGAGTTGTTTTGAGAAAATTTTGGCTGTTTTCCTAGAGGAACGTACAAATTAATTTATTCTGATAGTGTTAGGCTAACTTTTAGTTGTGAGTCAATGTAGCCGGAGGTGGTCCATCTAGGACTTCGACTTGCCTGGCAAAGGGGATTCGAGATCAGTGATCCGTTCACTCCAGGTGAGTAGATTCTCGTAGACAGTTTCCAAATCAGTAGACGCCGTTTCACCGAGTACTTCTTGCCACAAATGTTTCAGCAGGCGGCGAATGCTGCGACTGGCGTCCATACCAGACTGGGTGATGGTGATCCAGATGGTGCGACGGTCGGTCTGATCGGAGTGCCGTTCGATGTAACCCGCCGTTTCTAGGCGCAACATTTCCCGACTGACGAGTCCCTTATTGATAGCTAGTTCATTAGAAATTTGTTTGGCCGTAACGCGTTCGTGTTCGCTAATGAAGAGGAGAAAATTGGCGTTACTGGCATTGAGTTCCGGTAAGGTTAAGTCATGACTGATGGCAGTTTGAAGTCGGCGATGCAGGATGCCAATGAATTTTCCTAGCTGAATAATTTGCATGGGCGCCCTCCTTTTGGCAACAGTATAGCATAGACAATGAAGGGACAAATAGTTTAAAGCCGCGGAGTTTCGTATTGCTTTGGGTGGTCATCGCGCGTACGTGAATTGTCGGGGCCGTGAATGATGGTTGGGTGACCTGAAAAACGACGAAAAATTTTTTTGAAAGGCTCAATCGCGTCACCTATTTAATTGTGTTTGAAGCGAGTTGTTTACTACCCAGTTAGACTTGTGGTTCGATTAGGGGTGGGGAGGGAGGTCAAAAGTTTTACGTGGTTTATCCAATTACAATTAACTGCTGAGAAGGAAAAGTTGCGTGTTCGCCATGCAATATGTTACATAGTCGGTTCCGTCCAAAAGTCTAGGGACAGTTCAATTTTTCTATATGTTGTATTTTTAAACTAAATATTCTACCATATCTAGTATACGGTTGAGACGGGAGTGAATGAGTTTGATGAATACAGCAACGGCGCCAATGGTCACGCTATCGGCGGATTTCATAAAAAAAACACAGGACGAGGTGACCCCACATTGGGGTGAATTAGGTTGGGTCACTTACAAAAGAACCTACGCACGGTGGTTACCTGATCAGCAACGGACTGAGGAGTGGCCCGAGACGGTTAAACGCGTGGTTGAGGGCAATATCAACCTCGACCCACGGTTACAGGCAGATTCAGTGACTGATCAGGTGGTTGCAGACTTAACGCAAGAGGCTCAGAACCTCTACCGGTTAGTCTACGGATTGGCAGCGACACCATCCGGTCGGAATTTATGGATTTCGGGAACGGACTATCAACACCGTAACGGTGATGCCCTCAATAACTGCTGGTTTATTGCCGTGCGACCACAACCATATGGTGACAGTCATCTGGTTCCGAACTACTTGGAACAGGACCAGCTAGCGGTTTCCATGCCTTTCTCTTTTATGTTTGATCAACTTATGAAGGGTGGAGGGGTTGGCTTTTCCGTAACCCCCAACAATGTGAGTCAAATGCCCCGGGTGGACCGACAGATTGACTTAACCAT belongs to Levilactobacillus yonginensis and includes:
- a CDS encoding phospho-sugar mutase encodes the protein MSWQENYQVWQQQPTMIPYIKKELTAIADDDDALKAAFTAPMSFGTAGMRGVMGPGIGQMNVYTVRQATEGVARYLDTLDDATKQQGVAISFDSRYHSTEFAHEAAHVLGAHHIPSFVFDDMRPTPELSFAVRHLHTAMGIMITASHNPKQYNGFKIYGPDGGQMPPKASDMITDFVRSAKDVFAIEVADEQELRANKTLQIIGENVDQPYLKNVESVTINADLVHSVGKTMKLIYTPLHGTGKVIGERALRGAGFENFTMVPEQAIADPEFPTVPFPNPEFSQAFDMAIALGKKEGADLLVATDPDADRLGAAVRQPNGDYQLLTGNQIASILLAYILKARKAAGQLPADSRVVKSIVSTELATKIAAAYGVEMKNVLTGFKFIAEQIHQYETNHDHTFLFGFEESYGYLIKPFVRDKDAIQSTVLLAEVAADYKQRGMTLYDGIEELYATYGYFAEKTTFEEFPGVDGADQMAHLMSEFRENAPKSFGDSSIDEVEDFSTSLKTAADGTTSKIDLPQSNVLKYWLSDGTWICIRPSGTEPKVKFYIGTSDKTDAAAQARLATYEQALKAYVDSVK
- a CDS encoding glycoside-pentoside-hexuronide (GPH):cation symporter, producing MVKQYLSYALGAFGHDAFYATLNTYFAIFVTSALFVGNGAAAEAGIVTTMVVVIRLIEIAFDPMIGGMVDNTNTKFGKFKPWILIGAIVSSVGIMLMFSSLFGLADSNTSIYFLLFGIVFVIMDIFYSFKDIAFWSMLPALSVDSKVRNKFGTIGRFGSTLGSQGVIIVVTPLVIYFSQTFSGTHGSTQTRAGWLGFAIVIGLVSFLGALATFFGTKEQTSLIRENTEKTRFRDVFKVIGENDQLMWLGFSYLLFALSYVVTNSLLIYYFRYVIGNAAAYSLIGVITAILGIISVPLFPIIVSKITRKGVYIGGICMMLVGYILFMLAGTNTIMMYIADAIFFFPYPMIFLAALMTITDSVEYGQWKNGTRNESVTLSVRPLIDKLAGAFSTGIVVIAAVHSGMTGNAKPSDITSHGMFIFHSFIFYMPMILLIVAALIYQFKIVLSEKKHAEIVRELETKLETEKEEEEEAESK
- a CDS encoding galactokinase, whose product is MDFASLASEYQEQFNVAPERVFFSPGRINLIGEYTDFNGGHVFPAAISMGTYAAYSARDDKQFRVYSANVPDAGVLTFSLDNLAFNKADNWANYLKGMLFELAKQNLTIDHGFDLFVHGNLPDASGLSSSASMEMLMGEILHAAYGMKLDEVEMVKVGQQVENDYFGLNTGIMDQFAIGMGKKDQAILLDTNTMDYEYAPLDLGDNVVVIMNTKKRRELTDSKYNERRAECEEALRRLQTKLDIKTLGDLNEDQFDQNAYLINDETLIKRARHAVFENQRTLKAFAALQKSDLKSFGELINASHVSLHYDFEVTGKELDTLVETAWKQPGVLGARMTGAGFGGCAIAIVKKANVEDFEAKVGKVYEDTIGHPAEFYVAEIADGPAELQK
- the galE gene encoding UDP-glucose 4-epimerase GalE; the protein is MTVLVLGGAGYIGSHAVDRLISKGYDVAVVDNLVTGHRAAVNKKARFYEGDLHDQKFLNDVFDKEDIEGVMHFAAFSIVPESMEKPLKYFDNNTAGMVSLLEVMNKHNVKRIVFSSTAATYGEPKQIPIKETDPQIPTNPYGESKLMMEKIMGWSDKAYGIKFVALRYFNVAGAKEDGSIGEDHHPETHLVPIILQVAAGERKELSIFGSDYPTKDGTNVRDYVHVVDLADAHILALEYLKAGNDSNAFNLGSSTGFSNKEMLEAARKVTGKEIPAKMAPRRAGDPSTLIAASDKAREVLNWKPQFDNVEDIIRTAWNWKQTHPQGYNDRTEETK
- a CDS encoding UDP-glucose--hexose-1-phosphate uridylyltransferase, which codes for MAKDTIQTFIDHIVSSPAPYTELDRQYVTNRIFALIGDGVAAQATSDEPIDLVNAMIQTAVDHGKIEDSPSPKEILESELMDFMTPLPSALNRGFWDRYQQSPSAATDWFYQLSQNNNYIKTRNIAKNVVFPAKTPAGELEITINLSKPEKDPKAIAAALTQKKTSYPLDQLCMTNEGYLGRLGYPARSNHRIIRMMLGGETWGFQYSPYAYFSEHAIFLAKEHRPMVINQHTFTNLLEIVRTLPTYFVGSNADLPIVGGSMLTHDHYQGGKHDFPMMKAPIDRKIDLGVAGVTAGVVNWPMTDIRLSGAQPEPLINAATKVLNSWIGYSDESVDVRAYTGDTRHHTITPIAYRDGDDYVLDLVLRDNQTSDKYPDGIFHPHQDVQHIKKENIGLIEVMGRAILPARLKSEMAEVTKYLIDQPNNIADMHKAWADKIKQDHQLTAENVTEVLHQEIGNVFARVLADAGVFKRDATGQAALDKFIAQI
- a CDS encoding LacI family DNA-binding transcriptional regulator, coding for MVIAATLKDIAQSVGVSLATVSRVLNYDRTLSVSESTRKQIFEVAEELNYTKLKHRASSSAKQLKIAIVQWYSKTKELDDLYYMSIRLGLEKRCEQRHILATRSFQNDLQAVDTDVDAIIAIGKFSQPQVESMAQLTPNLVFVDQDQLCHGYDSVVTDFRFAVKQVVDFFWQRDQRRIGLLYGTEWTTDGELEVIDPRYKAFKQEMMARDAFNPDLVFAGDYTNHSGYQEMQTAIAQLGDGLPDAFFVTNDPMAGGALKALHENGIAVPERVKLFSFNDTTIAKYVFPELSSVHVNTELMGATAVDMVENRLQTGRSTAQRITVGTELIQRESTLK
- a CDS encoding MarR family winged helix-turn-helix transcriptional regulator, which codes for MQIIQLGKFIGILHRRLQTAISHDLTLPELNASNANFLLFISEHERVTAKQISNELAINKGLVSREMLRLETAGYIERHSDQTDRRTIWITITQSGMDASRSIRRLLKHLWQEVLGETASTDLETVYENLLTWSERITDLESPLPGKSKS